From Lycium ferocissimum isolate CSIRO_LF1 chromosome 12, AGI_CSIRO_Lferr_CH_V1, whole genome shotgun sequence, one genomic window encodes:
- the LOC132038948 gene encoding shikimate O-hydroxycinnamoyltransferase-like, with the protein MGSEKTMKISIKESTLVKPSKPTSSKRLWSSNLDLIVGRIHLLTVYFYKPNGSPNFFDPKVMKEALSNVLVSFYPMAGRLARDEEGRIDINCNGEGVLFVEAESDACVDDFGDFTPSLELRKLCPTVDTSGDISSFPLVIFQVTRFKCGGVALGGGVFHTLSDGLSSIHFINTWSDIARGLSIAVPPFIDRTLLRARDPPTPSFEHVEYHAPPSLNSSLKNREFTGPKPSTTAMLKFSSEQLGLLKSKSKHEGSTYEILAAHIWRCTCKARGLPDDQLTKLHVATDGRSRLCPPLPPGYLGNVVFTATPMAKSCELQSEPLTNSAKRIHSALSKMDDNYLRSALDYLELQPDLSTLIRGPTYFASPNLNINSWTRLPVHECDFGWGRPIHMGPACILYEGTVYIIPSPNSKERNLRLAVCLDADHMPLFEKYLYEF; encoded by the exons atgggaagtgaaaaaactatgaaaattaGCATCAAAGAATCAACATTAGTGAAACCATCCAAGCCAACATCATCAAAGAGGCTATGGAGTTCTAATTTAGATTTAATAGTGGGAAGAATCCATCTATTGACTGTATATTTTTATAAACCAAATGGATCTCCAAATTTCTTTGATCCTAAGGTGATGAAAGAGGCATTGAGCAATGTTTTAGTGTCATTTTATCCAATGGCTGGGAGATTAGCTAGGGATGAAGAAGGAAGAATTGATATAAATTGTAATGGTGAAGGTGTTTTGTTTGTTGAAGCTGAGAGTGATGCTTGTGTTGATGATTTTGGTGATTTTACACCAAGTTTGGAACTTAGGAAACTTTGCCCCACTGTTGATACTTCTGGGGACATTTCTTCTTTCCCACTCGTCATCTTTCAG GTTACTCGTTTCAAGTGTGGTGGAGTCGCTCTTGGTGGTGGAGTGTTCCACACATTATCCGATGGTCTCTCATCCATTCACTTCATCAACACGTGGTCCGACATAGCCCGTGGCCTCTCTATCGCTGTCCCTCCATTCATTGACCGGACGCTCCTCCGTGCACGGGACCCACCAACGCCTTCTTTTGAGCACGTTGAGTATCATGCTCCTCCATCCCTCAATTCATCGTTGAAAAACCGTGAGTTCACGGGCCCAAAGCCCAGTACCACAGCCATGTTAAAATTCTCAAGTGAACAACTTGGGCTTCTAAAGTCCAAGTCCAAACATGAGGGTAGCACTTACGAAATCCTCGCGGCCCATATTTGGCGTTGCACGTGCAAAGCACGTGGATTGCCCGACGATCAATTGACCAAATTACACGTGGCCACTGACGGTAGGTCTAGGCTTTGCCCGCCCTTGCCACCGGGTTATTTAGGAAATGTTGTGTTCACAGCCACACCAATGGCAAAATCATGTGAGCTTCAATCAGAGCCGTTGACAAATTCTGCTAAGAGAATTCATAGCGCATTGTCAAAAATGGACGATAATTACCTAAGATCAGCACTCGATTACCTCGAATTACAGCCTGATTTATCGACACTAATCCGTGGCCCGACGTACTTTGCCAGCCCCAATCTTAATATTAACAGTTGGACTAGGTTGCCTGTCCATGAATGTGATTTTGGATGGGGTAGGCCAATTCATATGGGACCAGCTTGCATTTTATATGAAGGGACAGTCTATATTATACCAAGTCCAAATAGCAAGGAAAGGAACTTGCGTTTGGCTGTTTGTTTAGATGCTGATCACATGCCATTATTTGAAAAGTACTTGTATGAATTTTGA